One window from the genome of Rhea pennata isolate bPtePen1 chromosome 16, bPtePen1.pri, whole genome shotgun sequence encodes:
- the LOC134148000 gene encoding iroquois-class homeodomain protein IRX-5-like, translated as MAALQGKGHPGHEPGGSGGPWGPPQALLPCPCPCAVLAGYNLLPPPLSLLAHSVSAAHDLPPALLPGAGLCPPCCRRPAAPEPARARAGAGRESTGALKAWLSRHPRNPYPSKGEKVMLAVLCRMSLTQVSTWFANARRRLKKENQASWASRGPSEGEDSEGEGSSPGRPPGPGQEGSECSPGPGKRLQKPKIWSLAEMVASAPAERGGPPGAAVKG; from the exons ATGGCAGCACTGCAGGGCAAGGGGCACCCGGGCCATGAGccggggggctctggggggccgtggggccctccacaagccctgctgccctgcccctgcccctgtgctgtgctggccGGCTACAACCTGCTGCCGCCCCCGCTGAGCCTCCTGGCGCACTCG GTCTCCGCTGCCCACGACCTGCCGCCAGCGCtgctgcccggcgccgggctgtGCCCACCGTGCTGCCGGCGGCCCGCAGCCCCGGAGCCGGCGCGGGCgagagccggggccgggcgcgagAGCACCGGGGCGCTGAAGGCCTGGCTGTCGCGGCACCCGAGGAACCCCTACCCCAGCAAGGGCGAGAAGGTGATGCTGGCCGTGCTCTGCCGGATGAGCCTCACCCAGGTCTCCACCTGGTTCGCCAATGCCCGCCGGCGCCTCAAAAAGGAGAACCAGGCGAGCTGGGCATCGCGCGGCCCGTCCGAGGGCGAGGACAGCGAGGGCGAGGGGTCCTCGCCGGGCaggccccccggccccgggcaggAGGGCAGCGAGTGCAGCCCTGGCCCGGGCAAGCGGCTGCAGAAACCCAAGATCTGGAGCCTGGCGGAGATGGTGGCATCGGCGCCTGCGGAGCGCGGGGGCCCACCGGGGGCCGCGGTCAAGGGGTAG
- the LOC134147983 gene encoding collagen alpha-1(I) chain-like: protein MSVWAKLEPASTWHTRILGPVESCGDKVRAQLCRRGAAGGRWRRGPAPAVRPGHPLPDARRRHSGPPRGFRAGAAGEHGTSPRPDARDGTETGPGTVELPRGPPGAEPPAPAPPRILVTDVSAAGDAAGGCLEGPAGPQRAAAGPGEEDGEPAAKEASEDGSGGMGSCPVALDPMEKEWLQGAASGDLPVLSQLLQQEPSLATKKDFTSVSAGPGAPRNRGVLGSREPPSPAPQSELPGTGMAAVHGVAPSCPPSCPQLGSHLFLSHVGTCWAASVLLMVPGGLHPAAHRGAPRAPPDRGPARRALWGQAEPAGLQRAPAWALPAHRGRAARHRRRSPASGQARRRWGSAEDLTGPEEEEEERASAQHLAPPAAYRAVRKFSR, encoded by the exons ATGTCTGTGTGGGCCAAACTCGAACCAGCGTCTACCTGGCACACGAGGATCCTGG GGCCGGTGGAGTCCTGCGGGGACAAGGTTAGGGCACAGCTGTGcaggcgcggggccgcgggcgggcggtgGCGGCGAGGGCCGGCCCCGGCCGTGCGGCCCGGCCATCCCCTCCCGGACGCGCGGCGCAGGCATTCAGGGCCGCCCCGCGGCTTCCGCGCTGGGGCTGCCGGAGAGCACGGGACCAGCCCGAG GCCGGACGCGCGGGACGGGACGGAGACGGGGCCAGGCACCGTGGAGCTcccccggggcccccccggggccgagccccccgcgccggcccctcCGCGGATCCTGGTGACCGATGTCAGCGCGGCG GGCGACGCGGCCGGGGGCTGCCTCGAGGGGCCAGCGGGGCCGCAgcgagccgcggcggggccgggcgaggAGGACGGCGAGCCGGCCGCCAAGGAGGCCTCCGAGGACGGGAGCGGCGGCATGGGCTCCTGCCCCGTGGCT CTGGACCCCATGGAGAAGGagtggctgcagggagcagccagcGGGGACCTGCCGGTCCTGAGccagctgctccagcaggaGCCCTCCCTGGCCACCAAGAAG GACTTCACCTCGGTGAGTGCGGGGCCCGGAGCGCCGCGGAACCGGGGGGTGCTCGGCTCCAGGGAGCcgccgagcccggccccgcAGTCAGAGCTGCCCGGGACGGGGATGGCTGCGGTGCACGGCGTCGCCCCGTCCTGCCCCCCGTCCTGCCCCCAGCTCGGCTCTCACCTCTTCCTCTCCCACGTGGGGACCTGCTGGGCTGCGTCGGTGCTGCTGATGGTGCCAGGGG GGCTACACCCCGCTGCACATCGCGGCGCTCCACGGGCACCGCCGGATCGTGGACCTGCTCGTCGAGCGCTTTG GGGCCAAGCAGAACCTGCGGGATTACAGCGGGCGCCTGCCTGGGCACTACCTGCGCACCGCGGCCGCGCGGCTCGGCACCGCCGACGCTCCCC ggccAGCGGCCAGGCTCGGCGACGCTGGGGCTCGGCCGAGGATCTTACCGgcccagaggaggaggaggaggagcgggctTCGGCGCAGCACCTTGCACCGCCTGCAGCCTACCGCGCTGTGCGCAAGTTCTCCCGCTGA
- the LOC134147912 gene encoding E3 ubiquitin-protein ligase RNF182-like, producing MAHKDGEPESSQPLVFTAHELECKICYHRYDAQARKPKLLSCGHRVCTKCLRRMVALGDASPRRLSCPFCRQETLVPGEDVQQLQDDSKVLAVLTYHERAKKRGASLSPEVILCPSVLEPFAEPSPSSDCLVITILEVPEDMAPPEGLGMLDMIRLYRPASLGTLPCHGPMRKCRSWTWQAVPHFILGMLCLIYFSSLPFGIYLLLIEQHSLGIVLVSLVPSTLLLCIFYSCCQCLCREVFAFPPP from the coding sequence ATGGCCCACAAGGATGGTGAGCCAGAGAGTTCTCAGCCGCTGGTGTTCACAGCGCACGAGCTGGAGTGCAAGATCTGCTACCACCGCTACGATGCCCAAGCCCGCAAGCCCAAGCTGCTCAGCTGCGGCCACCGCGTCTGCACCAAGTGCCTGCGCAGGATGGTGGCTCTGGGGGACGCGTCACCCCGCCGGCTCAGCTGCCCCTTTTGCCGCCAGGAGACCCTGGTGCCCGGTGAggatgtgcagcagctgcaggatgaCAGCAAGGTCCTGGCTGTGCTGACATACCACGAGCGGGCCAAGAAGCGGGGTGCATCCCTGTCCCCGGAGGTCATCCTCTGCCCCAGTGTGCTGGAGCCCTTCGCAGAGCCCTCACCCAGCTCCGACTGCCTTGTCATCACCATCCTGGAGGTGCCCGAGGACATGGCCCCACCGGAGGGGCTGGGCATGCTGGACATGATCCGGCTGTACCGCCCCGCCAGCCTGGGCACGCTGCCCTGCCACGGCCCCATGCGCAAGTGCCGCTCCTGGACGTGGCAAGCTGTGCCCCACTTCATCCTGGGCATGCTCTGCCTCATCTACTTCAGCTCCCTGCCCTTCGGCATCTACCTCCTGCTCATCGAGCAGCACAGCCTGGGCATCGTGCTCGTCAGCCTCGTGCCCTCCACCCTTCTCCTCTGCATCTTCTACAGCTGCTGCCAGTGCCTGTGCCGCGAGGTCTTCGCCTTCCCCCCGCCCTGA